One genomic region from Mangifera indica cultivar Alphonso chromosome 17, CATAS_Mindica_2.1, whole genome shotgun sequence encodes:
- the LOC123200202 gene encoding leucine-rich repeat receptor-like protein kinase TDR codes for MEIFHCLYLIFVISSMSLSLVFANDPYSEALLGLKSQVIDDFNSLDDWFVPSGENPLGKIYACSWSGVICNKNNSIVVGLNLSTKLLAGELPGKYFWVFHDLVDLNLSQNSFSGQFPVEIFNLSNLRSLDISRNNFSGHFPGGLQSLQNLVVLDAFSNSFSGPLPVEASHLQNLKVLNLAGSYFSGPIPFQYGSFQSLEFIHLAGNFLNGEIPPELGNLKTVTHMEIGYNSYQGGIPWQLGNMSEIQYLDIAGANLSGSIPKELSNLTKLESIFLFRNHLTGKIPGEFSNMKALSSLDLSDNQLSGPIPESFAELKNLSLLSLMYNQMSGTVPDGLAQLPALEILFIWNNFFSGSLPENLGRNSKLRWVDVSTNNFVGSIPPDICSGGVLFKLILFSNNFTGSLSPSLSNCSTLVRLRLEDNSFSGEIPLKFSHFADISYIDLSRNKFTGGIPTDIYQASKLQYFNVSDNPELGGMIPPKTWSLPLLQNVSASACNITGTLPPFKSCESLTAVELQMNNLSGTITGSISDCQALKRINLANNKFTGSIPEGLANLPDLGVLDLSHNNFSGSIPRKFGNCSSLVLLNVSFNDISGSIPSGKALKMMGSSAYVGNPKLCGVPLQSCATSIAILGSKGSGKLILVLLLCVGVLMFIAAALLGILWFRRGSKGQWKMVSFLGLPRFKATDVLKSFNSTDAEEAMQPPQSGSICKAVLPTGITVSVKTIKWGAKRMKVMEEFLTRLGSARHKNLIRLLGFCHNNHQAYLLYDYLPNGNLSEKIRMKKDWPTKCRIVMGIARGLCFLHHDCNPAILHGDLKSSNIIFDENMEPHLAEFGLTHLTQLANGSIPATNSRRESGEFNNTIKEELYMDIYGFGEIILEILTNGRLTNAGTSIRNKPRESLLREICNDNEVGSSSSLQEEIKLVLDVALLCIRTTPSDRPSMNDTLKFLSRLSPLSKTAEL; via the exons ATGGAAATTTTTCATTGCTTGTACTTGATTTTTGTTATCTCCTCCATGTCTCTTTCATTAGTTTTTGCAAATGATCCTTATTCTGAAGCCCTTCTTGGTTTAAAATCTCAAGTCATTGATGATTTCAACAGTCTAGATGATTGGTTTGTGCCTTCTGGAGAAAACCCACTGGGGAAAATCTATGCTTGTTCATGGTCTGGAGTTATATGCAACAAGAACAATTCCATTGTTGTCGGTTTAAACTTGTCCACAAAACTGCTTGCTGGTGAGTTACCAGGGAAATACTTCTGGGTTTTCCATGATCTTGTTGATCTTAATCTCAGTCAGAACTCTTTCTCTGGTCAATTTCCTGTTGAAATATTCAATCTTTCTAATTTGAGAAGCTTGGATATCAGTAGAAACAATTTTTCTGGTCACTTTCCAGGAGGGTTGCAGAGTCTTCAAAACCTGGTTGTTCTTGATGCCTTTAGTAACAGCTTTTCAGGTCCTTTACCTGTTGAAGCTTCTCATCTTCAGAATCTCAAGGTTCTGAATTTAGCTGGGAGTTACTTCAGTGGACCAATCCCATTTCAGTATGGTTCTTTCCAGAGCCTGGAGTTTATTCATCTAGCTGGAAACTTTCTCAATGGCGAAATTCCACCAGAGCTTGGAAATCTCAAGACTGTGACTCACATGGAAATTGGTTACAACTCTTACCAGGGAGGCATCCCTTGGCAATTGGGTAACATGAGTGAGATTCAGTATCTTGATATTGCTGGTGCAAATCTCTCTGGCTCAATACCAAAAGAACTCTCCAATCTCACCAAACTTGAgtctatttttctctttagaaACCACTTGACTGGGAAGATTCCCGGGGAGTTTAGCAACATGAAGGCTCTCTCAAGCTTGGATCTTTCCGATAACCAGCTTTCGGGGCCTATTCCTGAGAGCTTTGCTGAGTTGAAGAACCTGAGTTTGCTAAGTCTTATGTACAATCAAATGAGTGGCACTGTACCCGACGGCTTAGCTCAACTTCCTGCCCTGGAAATTCTATTCATATGGAACAATTTTTTCTCAGGGTCACTTCCTGAGAATCTTGGCAGAAACTCAAAGCTTAGATGGGTTGATGTTTCTACTAACAATTTTGTTGGTAGCATTCCTCCAGATATTTGTTCTGGAGGTGTGTTGTTCAAgttgattttgttttcaaataattttactgGAAGTCTTTCACCATCCCTCTCCAATTGTTCCACTCTTGTCAGACTGAGGCTTGAAGACAATTCATTCTCAGGTGAAATCCCTTTGAAATTCAGCCATTTTGCTGATATTTCTTACATAGACTTGTCTAGGAACAAGTTCACTGGTGGGATTCCCACTGATATATATCAAGCTTCAAAGCTTCAGTACTTCAATGTCTCTGATAATCCAGAGCTAGGAGGCATGATCCCACCTAAAACTTGGTCTCTTCCACTGCTGCAAAATGTTTCAGCATCAGCTTGTAACATTACAGGCACTCTCCCTCCATTCAAGTCCTGTGAATCCCTTACTGCCGTTGAACTGCAAATGAACAACTTATCAGGAACTATCACTGGAAGTATTTCGGATTGCCAGGCACTTAAGAGAATTAATTTAGCTAACAATAAGTTTACTGGTTCTATCCCTGAAGGACTGGCAAATCTCCCTGATTTAGGTGTCCTAGACTTGTCACATAACAATTTCAGTGGCTCAATACCACGAAAGTTTGGGAATTGTTCAAGCTTGGTTCTCCTAAATGTATCTTTCAATGATATATCTGGCTCCATTCCCTCAGGAAAGGCCCTGAAAATGATGGGTAGTAGTGCGTATGTTGGAAATCCAAAGCTATGTGGAGTTCCTTTGCAATCGTGTGCAACTTCAATAGCTATATTGGGAAGCAAAGGCTCCGGAAAGCTCATACTTGTGCTGCTACTATGTGTAGGGGTTTTAATGTTCATTGCAGCAGCACTTTTGGGGATACTTTGGTTCAGAAGAGGAAGTAAAGGCCAGTGGAAAATGGTCTCATTTCTTGGACTTCCTCGGTTCAAAGCAACCGACGTCTTGAAGAGCTTCAATTCTACTGATGCAGAGGAAGCAATGCAACCTCCACAATCAGGTTCCATATGCAAGGCAGTTCTGCCTACAGGAATTACAGTATCGGTGAAAACAATCAAATGGGGAGCAAAGAGAATGAAGGTCATGGAAGAATTTTTAACTAGGTTGGGAAGTGCAAGGCACAAGAATTTGATTAGATTGCTTGGTTTTTGCCACAACAATCATCAAGCCTATCTGCTATATGACTACTTGCCTAATGGAAATTTGTCTGAGAAGATCAGAATGAAAAAGGATTGGCCCACCAAGTGCAGAATTGTGATGGGAATTGCTAGAGGACTTTGCTTCCTTCACCATGATTGCAATCCTGCAATCCTTCATGGAGATCTCAAGTCAAGTAACATAATTTTCGACGAAAATATGGAACCCCATCTAGCTGAATTTGGCCTCACACATCTTACACAACTAGCAAATGGTTCAATTCCAGCAACAAATTCCAGGAGAGAATCAG GTGAATTCAACAATACCATCAAGGAGGAGCTGTACATGGACATCTATGGTTTTGGAGAGATCATTCTCGAAATCTTAACAAATGGTAGGCTTACAAATGCTGGAACTAGCATTCGAAACAAGCCAAGAGAGAGCCTCTTGAGAGAAATATGCAATGACAATGAAGTTGGTTCAAGCAGTTCATTGCAAGAGGAGATAAAATTGGTTCTTGATGTTGCACTTCTCTGCATTAGAACTACTCCTTCGGATCGCCCTTCCATGAACGACACGTTGAAGTTTCTATCACGACTGTCGCCACTAAGCAAAACTGCAGAACTATGA